A window of Actinomadura viridis genomic DNA:
ACGTGAGACGGCCATCGCGTGATCCTTCGAATCGACCAAGAACCGAAGGAGAGAGCACGCGATGGCCGTGGACAACAGTGTGGACCCTGCGAGCTGGATGGCCGAGCAGATCGGGGCGTGTGAGCCCGATGTGTTGCGGTCGATGGTCAAGACGATGGCCGAGGCGCTCATGAGCGCGGAGGCCGACGCGGTCTGCGGCGCCGGTTACGGGACCCGCTCGCAGGAGCGGGTCAACCGCCGCAACGGCTACCGGGTGCGGGACTGGGACACCCGCGCCGGCACCGTGGAGCTGGCCATCCCCAAGCTGCGGTCGGGGTCCTACTTCCCCGAGTGGCTGCTGGAGCGCCGGCGGCGGGCCGAGCAGGCCCTGGTGAGTGTGGTCGCCACGTCCTATCTGCTGGGGGTGTCGACGCGGCGGGTGGACAAGCTGGTGGAGCAGATGGGCATCAAGGGCATCTCCAAAAGCCAGGTCAGCCAGATGTCCAAGGTGCTGGACGCCCAAGTGCAGGCGTTCCGCAACCGCCCTCTGGAGGGCGGCCCGTATGCGTTCATGTGGGTGGACGCCCTGACCCAGAAGGTGCGTGAGGGCGGCCGGATCGTGAACGTGCACGTGCTGGTGGCCACCGGCGTCAACGGCGACGGGCACCGCGAGATCCTCGGGGTCGAGGTCACTTCGGCCGAGGACGGCGCCGGGTGGTTGGCGTTCCTCAGAGGCCTCGTCGCCCGCGGCCTGACCGGCGTCCAACTGGTCGTCTCCGATGCTCACGCCGGTCTGGTCGAGGCGATCGGCTCAACGCTGCCGGGGGCGGGCTGGCAGCGGTGCCGCACCCATTACCTGCGCAACCTGCTCACCCGGGTGCCCAAGTCGGCGCAGCCGTGGGTGGCGACGCTGGTGCGCACCATCTTCGACCAGCCCGCCGCCGAGGAGGTCCACGCCCAGCACGCCCGTGTGGTCGCCTCGCTGGAGGTCAAGCACCCGCAGGCTGCCGAGCATCTGGCCGAGGCCGAGCCGGATCTGCTGGCCTTCACCGGCTTCCCGCGCCAGCTCTGGCGGCAGATCTGGTCCAACAACCCCCAGGAACGCCTGAACAAGGAGATCCGCAGGCGCACCGACGTGGTCGGGATCTTCCCCGACCGCCCGGCCATCATCCGCCTCGTCGGCGCGGTCCTGATGGAACAGACCGACGAATGGACCGAGGCCCGCCGCTACATGGGCCTGGAATGCCTGGCCAAAGCACGCCTGCGCATCATCGACGGCACGCCACCCGACCCCAAGATCGACAACCGAGAACTCACCGCTTAACCTGCAGAAACAGGATCACGCAGAGATCAACTCATACACCACTCCGCTGGACGTGACCTCGCCCTCGTCATCCTGCTTCCGCTTGGGCACGGACCAGGGTGTCAACGCCGTCCGTGATCGTACGGTCAGCCGTGTTCGAGCCTGGGCGGACGGTGGCAGGGCCCGGCCTTCGCTGCCGATCGCCTTGGGTCCCGGCGGATGACGCCGGTGGTGTAGGTCAGGCTCTGACACGACGGCAGCAGAGCACGATAAAATCGCGCCTCTGGTGTGGGCGGAGGGGTGTGGTAAATCAGCCGTCCTACCAGGGGCTTCGCCACGTTCAGAGTGCGCCACACCACCCGCGATCATGCTGTGATCAGCACACCTCAACCTGCCGCTGAAAAGGCTCGCTGAACGGAGACCCTGCGATGGCCGAGCTTCCCCTCCAGGTCAGGGACCATGACCAAACCGAGATGTCCGCCGCGGTCGGCGTGCTGGCGCGCGGCATGCGCGACAACCCCGGGCACATCGCGGCCTTCGGCCCGGACCCGGATCGACGCCGGTCAGCACTCGCCGCGATGTTCTCCGCACTCCTGGGGGCGGTGCCCACGCTGGAACGGATCTGTGCGGAGCAGGAGGGCGACATCGTGGGGTTCGCGGCGATCGCACCACCGGGAACCTGCCGCGTTTCGCTCGTCCAGAAAATGAAGATCGCCTCATCCATTGCCAAGGTCATGCCGGGTGCGCTGCCTCGGGTCCTGTCCTGGCAGGGGATATGGGCTCGACACGACCCCGACGAGCCGCATTCCCATTTTGGCCCGATCGCTGTGGACGCCGGCCGGCAGGGGCACGGAATCGGTTCCCGCCTGATGACCGAATACACCGACCGCCTGGATGCCGCAGGCCACTTGGCCTACCTCGAAACCGACAAACCCGAGAACGTGACCTTCTATCAACGCTTCGGCTTCGAAATCACCGGCGAAGCCGCCGTCCTCGGCAACCCCAACTGGTTCATGAGCCGCAAGCCCGCCACCAGATGATTTTAAGGGTTCCCGTTCCGGAACCACATGCGCAGCCGCACGCGGGCCGCCGGGCCGGTTCGGCCGGGCCGGGCATGCGGCCCTTCCGGGCCGACCCGCCCCGCTCTACCGGCCCCAACATGCATCGGGCCGGTTAAAAGGTGAGCGGCGTTCTCAGGCCAGATCGAGCAGGTGACGAGAGCCGGGTCCGTATCTGATCTGCCAGTCCGCGCAGCAGCCGAGGATGCCGTCCTCGACGCAGCGGATGCCGATGCTGACCCAGCGGACTTCGGCGTCTCCGTCACGGAAGCTGAATCCAGCGGTGCACTCGAAACGCTCTGAACCGCAAGGGCAAGCGATCTTCTCCGGCCCTTCCCCTTCATCGCCGTCCATCCAGTACTCGTTACTGTCGAGCATGTAGGCGAGCAGGTCGCAGGCGACGCAGGTACGGCGTGCGCAAACGCCACCCGCATCAAGTTCGATCCGGAAGACCTTCCCAGAACAGTCCTTGCACCGCGATGGCGTAACGGCATGCACCGGGTAGCCGCCGGGCGCGAGTTCTTCGAGGTAGTCGGCAATATCGTCGGAGGCGTCGCCCCGCCACCATTCGCCCGTGATGTCGATCGCCATTCCGTGAACTTAGCTCATTGGGAGGATTGCCGGTACCGCCCTACGATCGCCCCGTCGGGGCCGAAGTGAGCGGGTGGTCAGCGGCGATTGCTTCGCGCGCTTCCCGTGCCCGGGCCGTGGCCGGTCCTGCGCTCCGGGTCCGCTTGCCGCCGGACAAGCAGGTTGCTATTCCTGGTCAACGCGACGGGTGTACAGCAGCCGAGTACAGCAACACCAGCAGGCACAAGGTCGGACGTCTGCGGCACTGGTCGGGGCGGGAGGCCGAGCTGAGCGGACACGCTTGGCGGGAGCACGTGAGCCGGCGAGGCACGGCCGAGCAGGACCGCGGAGCCTTGGCGCGTCTCATCGAGCACGACGCCGACCCGTTCGAGGTCGAGTTGTACGAGCTGGCAGCCGACCCCCAGACGTTGCTCATCGACCGCGCCCAGCGACGTCGCGCCGGACAGCATGAGCGACACGTCAAGCGGCTCAAGAGCCGAGGTCAACACCCTCGCGCGTGACAGCAACGCTGACAGCAACAGTGGGCACCAGGCGCCACCACAAGGCCCCATCGAGCACCGTCCGACCTCGTGGGATGCTCAGCCGGCAGGGGTGTTGCTCTGGCTGAAAAGCGGAAGGTCGGCGGTTCGACCCCGCCCCTGCCCACACCTTCTGAGCAGCACAAACGCCCCGGAGCCATCAGGCCCGGGGCGTTTTGTTTGACAGCAACCGGCGCTGACAGCAGGCGGACGGTCATCCATCGATATGAGCCAGGGGTTATATTGGTTCCGTGGCCTGGGATGTCATCCTCCTCGAACCGGTCGAGAGCTGGTTCCTCAAGCTGTGTGAGTCCGATATGGACACCGCAGCGTTGATCGAGCAAGCCATCGACAGACTGGCCGAGGTCGGGCCGACGCTAGGACGCCCACTTGTCGACACCCTGGAACACAGCCACCTGCGAAATCTCAAGGAACTACGCCCCGGAAGCCGGGGCCGGTCAGAGATCCGCATGCTGTTCGTCTTCGACCCGGACCGTGCCGCGATCTTCCTCGTGGCCGGCGACAAGGCCGGGCAGTGGTCCCGGTGGTACGACGAGGCCATCCCGTTGGCCGAAGCCCGCTACGCCGAGTACCGGGCCGCGAAGGACAAGGAGGCCGGACGATGAGCACCGGACGTCGCTGGCAGGACATCAAGGCCGAAGCACACCGCCGCAACCCCGAACTGGCCGACCCCGAGCGGCAGGCTCGCGCACGCGCCGAACTGGACGCCCACGTCGCCGGCCATCACCTCAAGGAACTCCGCAAGGCCATCGGCAAGACACAAGCCGAGGTCGCCCAGATCCTCGGCGTCTCACAATCCCGGATCTCCCAGATCGAGAACGGCGACCTTGAGGCCATGGAGTTGGAGACACTCCGGGCGTACGCCACCGCCCTCGGCGGGCATGTGGACATCACCATCAGCGTCGGCCCCCACTCCATCAAGGTCGCCTGAACCGCGAGAACTGACAGCAACGATGACAGCAGCAACCGCCACCAACTCCAGCCACGAGCCGCGGCCGGTCAGCCTTGATCGATGTTTCGCCAGCAAGGGTGTTGCCATAGCTGAAAAGCGGAAGGTCGGCGGTTCGACCCCGCCCCTGCCCACACCTTCTGAGCAGCACAAACGCCCCGGAGCCATCAGGCCCGGGGCGTTTTTGACGACAGCGCTGACGACAACGACCTCAGCCGAGGACATCCCCCAGCTTCCGAGGCGCCCCCGCTTCTCATCGAGGGCGGCATGCGCGTAGATCGTCATTGTCACTTCGATGTCGCTGTGCCCGATGTCGCGGACGACGCTGGGTGCGATGCCCAGGTGGAGCAGCAGCGAGACGCAGGTGTGGCGCATGTCGTGGAAGCGCATCGAGTTCAGGCCGGCGGCGGCGCGGACGCGGCCCCAGCTTCGGCGTAGTTTGTCCGGCTCCATGGGTGTACCTCGTCGGGACGGGAAGACGAGGCCGTTGTCCTCCCAGTCCTGCCACGCGTCCGTCCGTTCGGCAGGGCCGTCAGGAGCAGGAGGTTGCCTTGAGGCGAGCGTTCAGGGTCCACTTGCCTGGTTGTGTCGCGAAACGCCCCTCACCTCTTGATCAGTGCTGCGTAGGGCGTATCTTCCGGCGTGAAGATCAGGGTGTGGTCCGCGCCTGCCTGGGTGGCAACCTCACGCAGGCGAGCCAGGACGTCGGCCTCGGCGGGAAGATCAAGGCCGAGGGCAGCGGCCGCACGATCCCGCTGAACAGCCAAGTCGGGGATGTCCTCCAGGTACTCGGCAGCCAGCTCACCGCCTTCTTCCGCAGTGAACGCCCGGCAGTCGCGCCACCAGGGTGCGACCAGTAGGAGCCGCAGGAGTTCAGGCAGGCCGATTGCCACCAGAGCCGCGCGACCTTCGGAGTCTGCGTAGAGGATCGGACGTTCCTCGCGACCCACGCCGCAATAGAAGTATGTGCCCCCGGCTCCATCACCTGCGAAGCCCTCCAGAGGCGCGCCCGACGCGAGGTGGACCTCCTCGATGTGGTCGCCCCGGTCGAGGTCGAAGTCGCCGGGCCAGGCCAGGAATCGGGCAACGTCGTCGTGTTCGTGGATGGCAGCGATCAGCGATGGCACAGGTCGCACCTTAGCGGCCGGGCAGCGGCTCTACGCGGGATCACACTTGATCTGAAATTGCCGCAAGGGGGCCGGCTAACTCACTTTGGTCGCCCCTTCGTGGTGGCCTACGGCCTTCGGCAGGACCCGGCCCTTGCCAGCGATGATGGAAGCCGCAGCCCTCCGGTAGTTGCGACCTGCGGCTCACAGGCACGACGGCACGTACGTTGGGCCTGGTATCTGGCGGTAAGAGAGGTGATCTGCTGTGGCGGCTTTGCTCAGCGAGATCGAGATGAGAGTCCGGGCCGTCGAAACGCGTGTTGGTCGCCACGACGAGAAGATGACTGCCATCGTGGGCACCACCACCAGCCAGCCCCTCACCCTCGTGAAGGAGTGTCCCGTCACGCAGGGCTGGACATGAACGAACTCCTGGCCAAGGACAAGGACGACACCGAACAGTGACCGGCACGGTCGAGGCGCACCGAATACGAACGGCAGCGCCCGATTTCCTCGGTGATTCCGCCGCTCAGTACGGCCACCGTACAGCGCAAAAGTACAGCAACAAGAGGCTCACGCCCCTCGCCGTGGCGCACGTCCGCACACGCGCCCACCAGGGCGGGAAGCACAACGGCCCAGGACCGCTGGTGGTTCGCATCGAGGTGGTTTTGGTGTCCCGACAAAGTCGGTTCAGCGAGCGCGAAGCGGGGGCCTCGCGGCCCCCAGCCCACTGCGGGTCTGGCGGGCTCACCCGCGCGAAGCGGTCTGTCACACCTTGGGCGCCGTTCGCGCGGGTGAGCCCTCCGGAGCGGTGTGGGGCTCTGTAGGGGCTGTGCCCAATGCGGGCCGAAGTTCGGCGAGTGGACGGCGTTGGTGCAGATTAGGGGAGTCTCGCGGAGCGACCCGCCACACCACAGAGAACGAACCCTCGCCAGCTGTAGCGCGGTCAGGGGCGGTTTTCGTTCTCTGCCCCTAAGTCTCCGTGGTCGCCTGTGATTCACCGCCGGTACGGGCACGGCTAGGGCACGGTCAGGGGCACGCAACGGCAGTGGTGACCTGGGGTTCTTGTGTTGGTGGGCCGCATTCGAAATCCGCGGGTGAGCGGACCGAGATTGGAGGGGCGGCCAGGCTCCGACGTCCGGAAGCCGCGGGCAGTGTTTCGCACGACTGGTCGCGCGGCGCATGAAGAAGTGTTCGGGCGTCATTCAATGAGCAAGGGCTGGCCGTGCTGTGCCCTAACTGGGCGCAAGGCCGTCCCCACCGCCATGAGCGATGACGACCGGGCATGGTCAGAAACAGCACCCTAGGGTTGCGGGATGCCAGAACCGACATCGCCCCCGCCGCGGATTGGGACTCCTCGGTGGGACCGGGAACTTGCGGACATCGGGCTGGACCGGCGACGTGTCGACGACGATGTGGATCTTGCGCTGGAGACCACGGACGCCCGCGACGAGTTCGACCCGCATGGGGTGAACCTCCTCGGGACCCATGCCGAGACCGCCGCCGCCTGGGTCCTGCTGCACGAGAGGTTCCCGTCCTACGGGATCCTGATGTACCTGCGAATGTGCTGGTCGAACGGTGACCATGCGCTAAAGGACTGGATCGTGCGCCAGTTCGCCGCGATGCTGATGCACGGCCCGGAACCGGTGGCCGAGTCGGCCGAGTACGGGCTCTGGGTC
This region includes:
- a CDS encoding helix-turn-helix domain-containing protein — protein: MSTGRRWQDIKAEAHRRNPELADPERQARARAELDAHVAGHHLKELRKAIGKTQAEVAQILGVSQSRISQIENGDLEAMELETLRAYATALGGHVDITISVGPHSIKVA
- a CDS encoding type II toxin-antitoxin system RelE/ParE family toxin encodes the protein MAWDVILLEPVESWFLKLCESDMDTAALIEQAIDRLAEVGPTLGRPLVDTLEHSHLRNLKELRPGSRGRSEIRMLFVFDPDRAAIFLVAGDKAGQWSRWYDEAIPLAEARYAEYRAAKDKEAGR
- a CDS encoding IS256 family transposase yields the protein MAVDNSVDPASWMAEQIGACEPDVLRSMVKTMAEALMSAEADAVCGAGYGTRSQERVNRRNGYRVRDWDTRAGTVELAIPKLRSGSYFPEWLLERRRRAEQALVSVVATSYLLGVSTRRVDKLVEQMGIKGISKSQVSQMSKVLDAQVQAFRNRPLEGGPYAFMWVDALTQKVREGGRIVNVHVLVATGVNGDGHREILGVEVTSAEDGAGWLAFLRGLVARGLTGVQLVVSDAHAGLVEAIGSTLPGAGWQRCRTHYLRNLLTRVPKSAQPWVATLVRTIFDQPAAEEVHAQHARVVASLEVKHPQAAEHLAEAEPDLLAFTGFPRQLWRQIWSNNPQERLNKEIRRRTDVVGIFPDRPAIIRLVGAVLMEQTDEWTEARRYMGLECLAKARLRIIDGTPPDPKIDNRELTA
- a CDS encoding GNAT family N-acetyltransferase, whose protein sequence is MAELPLQVRDHDQTEMSAAVGVLARGMRDNPGHIAAFGPDPDRRRSALAAMFSALLGAVPTLERICAEQEGDIVGFAAIAPPGTCRVSLVQKMKIASSIAKVMPGALPRVLSWQGIWARHDPDEPHSHFGPIAVDAGRQGHGIGSRLMTEYTDRLDAAGHLAYLETDKPENVTFYQRFGFEITGEAAVLGNPNWFMSRKPATR